Proteins from a single region of Styela clava chromosome 1, kaStyClav1.hap1.2, whole genome shotgun sequence:
- the LOC120346323 gene encoding adhesion G-protein coupled receptor F1-like isoform X1 — protein sequence MVLGYKYLLFVGKILLEIGLVPNAAANPVFVNTGKTTYTGYFKAVDFETAVKRCQDYKGSLLFPRALQDIVNNFVYLQSMPSESWIGATDKDIEGDWRNNGSRFTFSFWVFGEPDSTSDELDCAYYSKLKNYRWSSADCETTKPFVCEGGENPNIAITESSQASTLHVHTTKHELKQTTKSSAALSIPITPINISSKEYELITTMQSTEFVSEVIDRATFSEAPRPQNLTFQTIFESLRIMLESIEDETDVYNFITTVENSVSEQLADVAFRSNFNGVLEKLFLGMHIKIVNSTDVIKISFSNRNLTSLDISLTSQNAIVVVSAYNREMKSWRNFIARQKTSKLSIDKEISLLPINGSIFHIASYEKTNGIVQKTNSAVNFTINLQGDHTVLQYLHEKKVFLQGGVFRSCALINLPTKTWEDTNCKHAVQEYGQITCSCEHTTTFSGVLSFNVISVSDDVLDLVIAIQITSTLFLSTTLVFYFVARKRLRKERSFTQIYLTLSLLFLNVVMIVAQVSNKISELCIIMTAMTHYFLMTSFCWMFNHGYILYIKTCHNPLGFNMNRYIPRLHALGWGLPGVIASVSAAIAIPNEVYVETSENYELQTSKNVSFYNFPKYRTCWLSTTSLVNLSAIVPVCLIILANCTILFKVTYVVWKLSKSSENYLPSSGCRMTPQQWDNAVKGFKAFATLSPILGCTWIFGFLVNIPDVEEVFVGFSSLLNGIQCLALLLIFAILNPDVQPTAVRRYRERSRLRRQATMSQGDTKLTNMGSRRLQTVSTTVR from the exons ATGGTGTTGGGTTATAAGTACTTGCTGTTTGTTGGTAAAATTCTTCTAGAAATTGGTTTGGTACCGAATGCGG CAGCGAATCCAGTGTTTGTAAACACGGGGAAAACTACATATACCGGCTATTTTAAGGCAGTGGATTTTGAAACAGCAGTAAAAAGATGTCAAGATTACAAAGGAAGTCTTCTGTTTCCACGAGCCTTGCAAGATATCGTCAACAATTTTGTGTATCTACAGTCCATGCCTTCCGAAAGTTGGATTGGTGCAACCGACAAGGATATTGAGGGAGACTGGAGAAACAATGGATCTCGTTTTACGTTCTCTTTCTGGGTTTTTGGAGAACCAGATTCCACGTCAGATGAATTAGATTGTGCCTACTAtagtaaattgaaaaattatagaTGGTCGTCTGCCGATTGCGAAACTACAAAACCATTTGTTTGCGAAGGCGGTG AAAATCCAAATATTGCAATAACCGAAAGTAGCCAGGCTTCAACTCTCCACGTCCACACAACAAAACATGAACTCAAACAGACCACCAAATCTTCAGCTGCATTGTCAATCCCAATCACACCAATAAATATATCATCGAAAGAATATGAACTTATTACAACAATGCAATCAACCGAATTTGTATCTGAAGTTATTGATCGTGCCACATTTTCAGAAGCGCCAAGACCACAAAATTTGACTTTTCAGACTATTTTTGAATCATTGCGCATCATGTTGGAGTCCATTGAGGATGAAACAGAcgtatataattttattacgacCGTAGAAAACAGCGTCAGTGAGCAACTTGCCGACGTTGCTTTCAGGTCAAATTTTAATGGCGTCTTGGAAAAGTTGTTTCTTGGTATGCATATTAAGATAGTCAATTCCACCGATGttataaaaatttctttttcaaatcgAAATTTAACTTCATTGGATATATCTCTTACGAGCCAAAATGCTATAGTAGTTGTATCCGCATATAATAGGGAAATGAAGAGTTGGCGGAATTTCATTGCACGGCAAAAAACATCCAAGCTATCAATAGACAAGGAGATTTCATTACTTCCAATAAATGGAAGTATATTTCATATAGCGTCATATGAAAAGACGAATGGAATTGTACAAAAAACTAATAGCGCAGTAAACTTTACGATAAATCTACAAGGCGATCACACCGTACTGCAGTATCTTCATGAGAAGAAAGTTTTCCTACAAGGGGGAGTATTCAGAAGTTGTGCATTGATCAATTTACCCACCAAAACTTGGGAAGATACGAATTGCAAACACGCTGTTCAGGAGTACGGTCAGATCACGTGTAGTTGTGAACATACAACAACGTTTTCTGGCGTTTTGTCTTTCAATGTTATCTCAGTTTCGGACGATGTATTGGACCTTGTGATTGCTATTCAAATTACCTCAACGCTGTTTCTTTCAACCACACTTGTATTTTACTTTGTAGCAAGAAAACGTCTGAGGAAAGAACGTAGTTTCACACAAATCTACTTAACTTTATCTTTGCTGTTCCTGAATGTCGTTATGATAGTTGCTCAAGTGTCtaacaaaatttcagaattgTGTATTATCATGACAGCGATGACACATTATTTTCTGATGACTTCATTCTGTTGGATGTTCAACCATGGCTACATTTTATACATTAAGACTTGTCATAACCCGCTGGGATTTAACATGAACAGATATATACCCCGTTTACACGCATTGGGATGGGGACTGCCGGGTGTAATAGCATCAGTCAGTGCTGCAATTGCTATACCAAATGAAGTTTACGTCGAAACGTCGGAAAACTATGAACTCCAGACGTCAAAAAATGtatctttttacaattttcctaAATATAGAACATGTTGGTTGAGTACGACGTCCCTGGTAAATTTATCAGCAATTGTACCTGTATGTCTAATTATACTTGCTAACTGCACAATACTATTCAAGGTCACTTACGTTGTTTGGAAATTGTCAAAATCCAGTGAAAATTATCTTCCAAGTTCCGGTTGTCGAATGACACCTCAACAATGGGATAATGCTGTTAAAGGTTTTAAGGCCTTTGCCACCCTATCACCGATTCTCGGATGCACGTGGATATTCGGCTTTTTGGTAAACATTCCAGATGTAGAAGAAGTTTTTGTTGGTTTTTCAAGTCTATTAAACGGAATTCAATGTCTAGCTCtcttactaatttttgctattttaaatCCGGATGTTCAACCGACAGCAGTGCGCCGTTATCGGGAACGATCCAGATTAAGACGACAGGCCACGATGTCACAAGGTGACACGAAACTTACGAACATGGGATCAAGAAGACTGCAGACAGTGTCTACAACAGTTCGATAA
- the LOC120346323 gene encoding adhesion G-protein coupled receptor F1-like isoform X2, producing MVLGYKYLLFVGKILLEIGLVPNAANPVFVNTGKTTYTGYFKAVDFETAVKRCQDYKGSLLFPRALQDIVNNFVYLQSMPSESWIGATDKDIEGDWRNNGSRFTFSFWVFGEPDSTSDELDCAYYSKLKNYRWSSADCETTKPFVCEGGENPNIAITESSQASTLHVHTTKHELKQTTKSSAALSIPITPINISSKEYELITTMQSTEFVSEVIDRATFSEAPRPQNLTFQTIFESLRIMLESIEDETDVYNFITTVENSVSEQLADVAFRSNFNGVLEKLFLGMHIKIVNSTDVIKISFSNRNLTSLDISLTSQNAIVVVSAYNREMKSWRNFIARQKTSKLSIDKEISLLPINGSIFHIASYEKTNGIVQKTNSAVNFTINLQGDHTVLQYLHEKKVFLQGGVFRSCALINLPTKTWEDTNCKHAVQEYGQITCSCEHTTTFSGVLSFNVISVSDDVLDLVIAIQITSTLFLSTTLVFYFVARKRLRKERSFTQIYLTLSLLFLNVVMIVAQVSNKISELCIIMTAMTHYFLMTSFCWMFNHGYILYIKTCHNPLGFNMNRYIPRLHALGWGLPGVIASVSAAIAIPNEVYVETSENYELQTSKNVSFYNFPKYRTCWLSTTSLVNLSAIVPVCLIILANCTILFKVTYVVWKLSKSSENYLPSSGCRMTPQQWDNAVKGFKAFATLSPILGCTWIFGFLVNIPDVEEVFVGFSSLLNGIQCLALLLIFAILNPDVQPTAVRRYRERSRLRRQATMSQGDTKLTNMGSRRLQTVSTTVR from the exons ATGGTGTTGGGTTATAAGTACTTGCTGTTTGTTGGTAAAATTCTTCTAGAAATTGGTTTGGTACCGAATGCGG CGAATCCAGTGTTTGTAAACACGGGGAAAACTACATATACCGGCTATTTTAAGGCAGTGGATTTTGAAACAGCAGTAAAAAGATGTCAAGATTACAAAGGAAGTCTTCTGTTTCCACGAGCCTTGCAAGATATCGTCAACAATTTTGTGTATCTACAGTCCATGCCTTCCGAAAGTTGGATTGGTGCAACCGACAAGGATATTGAGGGAGACTGGAGAAACAATGGATCTCGTTTTACGTTCTCTTTCTGGGTTTTTGGAGAACCAGATTCCACGTCAGATGAATTAGATTGTGCCTACTAtagtaaattgaaaaattatagaTGGTCGTCTGCCGATTGCGAAACTACAAAACCATTTGTTTGCGAAGGCGGTG AAAATCCAAATATTGCAATAACCGAAAGTAGCCAGGCTTCAACTCTCCACGTCCACACAACAAAACATGAACTCAAACAGACCACCAAATCTTCAGCTGCATTGTCAATCCCAATCACACCAATAAATATATCATCGAAAGAATATGAACTTATTACAACAATGCAATCAACCGAATTTGTATCTGAAGTTATTGATCGTGCCACATTTTCAGAAGCGCCAAGACCACAAAATTTGACTTTTCAGACTATTTTTGAATCATTGCGCATCATGTTGGAGTCCATTGAGGATGAAACAGAcgtatataattttattacgacCGTAGAAAACAGCGTCAGTGAGCAACTTGCCGACGTTGCTTTCAGGTCAAATTTTAATGGCGTCTTGGAAAAGTTGTTTCTTGGTATGCATATTAAGATAGTCAATTCCACCGATGttataaaaatttctttttcaaatcgAAATTTAACTTCATTGGATATATCTCTTACGAGCCAAAATGCTATAGTAGTTGTATCCGCATATAATAGGGAAATGAAGAGTTGGCGGAATTTCATTGCACGGCAAAAAACATCCAAGCTATCAATAGACAAGGAGATTTCATTACTTCCAATAAATGGAAGTATATTTCATATAGCGTCATATGAAAAGACGAATGGAATTGTACAAAAAACTAATAGCGCAGTAAACTTTACGATAAATCTACAAGGCGATCACACCGTACTGCAGTATCTTCATGAGAAGAAAGTTTTCCTACAAGGGGGAGTATTCAGAAGTTGTGCATTGATCAATTTACCCACCAAAACTTGGGAAGATACGAATTGCAAACACGCTGTTCAGGAGTACGGTCAGATCACGTGTAGTTGTGAACATACAACAACGTTTTCTGGCGTTTTGTCTTTCAATGTTATCTCAGTTTCGGACGATGTATTGGACCTTGTGATTGCTATTCAAATTACCTCAACGCTGTTTCTTTCAACCACACTTGTATTTTACTTTGTAGCAAGAAAACGTCTGAGGAAAGAACGTAGTTTCACACAAATCTACTTAACTTTATCTTTGCTGTTCCTGAATGTCGTTATGATAGTTGCTCAAGTGTCtaacaaaatttcagaattgTGTATTATCATGACAGCGATGACACATTATTTTCTGATGACTTCATTCTGTTGGATGTTCAACCATGGCTACATTTTATACATTAAGACTTGTCATAACCCGCTGGGATTTAACATGAACAGATATATACCCCGTTTACACGCATTGGGATGGGGACTGCCGGGTGTAATAGCATCAGTCAGTGCTGCAATTGCTATACCAAATGAAGTTTACGTCGAAACGTCGGAAAACTATGAACTCCAGACGTCAAAAAATGtatctttttacaattttcctaAATATAGAACATGTTGGTTGAGTACGACGTCCCTGGTAAATTTATCAGCAATTGTACCTGTATGTCTAATTATACTTGCTAACTGCACAATACTATTCAAGGTCACTTACGTTGTTTGGAAATTGTCAAAATCCAGTGAAAATTATCTTCCAAGTTCCGGTTGTCGAATGACACCTCAACAATGGGATAATGCTGTTAAAGGTTTTAAGGCCTTTGCCACCCTATCACCGATTCTCGGATGCACGTGGATATTCGGCTTTTTGGTAAACATTCCAGATGTAGAAGAAGTTTTTGTTGGTTTTTCAAGTCTATTAAACGGAATTCAATGTCTAGCTCtcttactaatttttgctattttaaatCCGGATGTTCAACCGACAGCAGTGCGCCGTTATCGGGAACGATCCAGATTAAGACGACAGGCCACGATGTCACAAGGTGACACGAAACTTACGAACATGGGATCAAGAAGACTGCAGACAGTGTCTACAACAGTTCGATAA